In the genome of Bradyrhizobium ottawaense, the window GCATGAAGCCTTCGGCAGCGAGGCCGGAGGCGGCGCCGAACAGAAGCTGCTCGGCCATGCCCATCTGGTAATAGCGGTCCGGGAACTCCTTTGCGAAGATGTACATGTCGGTGTATTTGCCGAGATCGGCCGTCATGCCGACCACCTCAGGGCGGTGGCGCGCGAGTTCGACGAGCGCGTGTCCGAACGGCCCCGGTCTGGTCTTCTGCCCCTCGGCTGCGATCGATGCGATCATCGCTGAGGTGGTCAGGCGCGGCTTGCCCGGCTGCGGTGCTGATCTGACGGTCTTCATGCCTGCCTCCCGGCTTCCAGCGCGGCAAGCGCGAGCTGCCATTCGTGCGGCTCGACGCGGATGAAATGGCTCTTCTCGCGCTGCTCGAGGAAGGGAACACCCTTCCCCATCAGCGTGTCGGCGACGATGATCCGCGGCTTGAGTTCGGGATGGGACTTGGCCGCGTCGAAGGCGGCGACCACGGCATTGAGATCGTTGCCGTTGACGCGCTGCACGAACCAGCCGAAGGCCTGAAGCTTCTCGACCAGCGGCTCGAACGCCATGACCTGCGTGGAAGGACCGTCCGCCTGCTGATTGTTGACGTCGACGATGCCGATCAGATTGTCGAGCTTGTAGTGGCCTGCCGACTGGATCGCCTCCCAGACCGAGCCTTCGTCAAGCTCGCCATCGGAAAATAAGGTGTATACCCGCGCTCCGGATTTCTTGCGTTTGAGTCCCAGGCCCATGCCGACGGCGATGCTGAGTCCGAGCCCGAGCGAGCCGCCCGACATTTCCATTCCCGGTGTGTAGGAGGCCATGCCCGACATCGGCAGGCGGCTCTCGTCGCTGCCATAGGTTTCGAGTTCTTCCTCGGGGACGATCCCCGCCTCGATCAAGGCCGCGTAGAGCGCGATGGCATAATGCCCGTTGGAGAGCAGAAAGCGGTCTCGCTCCTCCCAGGACGGATCTTCGGGTCTGTAGCGCATCGCATGGAAATAGGCGACGGCGAGAACGTCAGAGATGTCGAGCGCCTGTGCGATATAGCCTTGGCCCTGAACTTCGCCCATGCGCAGGGCATTGCGGCGAATATTGTGGGCGCGGTCCGTCAGCTTGGGCGTGTTCGTAAGCGCGTTGGTCGAGGTTTCCATCGATCTGACCCTTGTCTCGCTGGCTCAGTGGATGAGCATGCCGCCGTTCACGTCGATCACGGCGCCGGTTACGTAGGCGGAGAGATCCGAGGCCAGGAAGGTGTAGATACCGGCGACGTCTTCGGCCGTACCGAGACGATTGAGCGGAATGCCTTCCAGGATCTTCGCCCTCATCTCGTCGGTCAGCTTGCCCGCGGTGATATCGGTGCC includes:
- a CDS encoding transketolase, whose amino-acid sequence is METSTNALTNTPKLTDRAHNIRRNALRMGEVQGQGYIAQALDISDVLAVAYFHAMRYRPEDPSWEERDRFLLSNGHYAIALYAALIEAGIVPEEELETYGSDESRLPMSGMASYTPGMEMSGGSLGLGLSIAVGMGLGLKRKKSGARVYTLFSDGELDEGSVWEAIQSAGHYKLDNLIGIVDVNNQQADGPSTQVMAFEPLVEKLQAFGWFVQRVNGNDLNAVVAAFDAAKSHPELKPRIIVADTLMGKGVPFLEQREKSHFIRVEPHEWQLALAALEAGRQA